The Radiobacillus deserti genomic interval CTCGAAAAACACTTAAATCAAGGTTTGATTTAAGTGTTTTTTTTATTGTCTTTTCCTCTATGATATAATCAATAAAAATAGAGAATATATAGACAGGTGATTAGCTTGCAAAAAAAGTTCTATGGAATTGTTGATATTGGGTCTAATACGATGCGATTAGTCATATACCTTCAAGAAAAAGCAGGTCACTTACGCGAAGTTGAGAATGTGAAAGCTGTTGCTCGATTGCGTAACCACCTCAACACAGAAAATCAATTAACTGAGCAAGGTCTCGATATTTTGATTAACACGCTGCAAAGCTTTCGTGAAGTGATTCGGACATATTCCTTAACCGATCTTGTCTGTGTGGCAACGGCAACTATACGTCAAGCTAAAAATCAATCCGATATTATCAACAAAGTAAAAGAAAGGACTGGTCTGCCGATTCGGGTTCTGTCTGAAAAGGAAGAGGCATTCTATGGGTACTTAGCTGTCGTGAACGCTACCTCCATCGACGAAGGGATTACTGTAGATATTGGTGGTGGGAGTACCGAAGTCACCTATTTTAAAAATCGCCAGTTAATGGAAGCTCACAGCTTTCCCTTTGGGGCACTTACATTACGTTCATTTTTTAAGGACATCATTCCAGAAGAGAAAGAAATATTTGAACTTCGTCATTTTTTAATGGAGCAGTTCTCCTCTTTACCATGGCTTGCGCAAAAGCAAGTCCCACTCATTGGCATCGGCGGAAGTGCACGAAATTTAGCACAAATTGATCAAGCGTTAAAAAAGTATCCTTTAGCTGGTCTTCACCAATATAAAATGCAAGTAGCAGATATACAATCGGTGATGGCTTACCTAGTTAGTCTGAACTACGAAAAATTGTTGAAGGTCGAAGGCTTATCGTCCGATCGCGCTGATATAATCCTTCCAGCCATCACAGTTTTTTCATCCTTGTATGAAACAGTTCAAGCCGAAAGCTTTGTTTTAAGCCGAAAAGGATTACGTGATGGCGTGTTTTATGAGCAACTATCCAAAGAATTTGGTACTTACTTATTCCCAGATGTTTTAGAAGATAGTATCCAAGAGCTTATAAATGACTATGATCTTCACCCTAAACAAATCCTACATGTTCAATCGCTTACGAGAAAATTATTCCATCAGCTTCAAGATCAGACAGCTGTTGATTGGCAGGATGCGGATTGGGTGTTATTAAAACGGGCCAGCTACGTATTTAACCTTGGAAAGTATATCGATTCGGAATCTAGTTCTCAACATACCTTCTACCTACTAGCAAACCGAACAATCGATGGTCTACTACACAAAGAACGGTTAGAACTTGCACTTGTAGCTTCTTTCAAAAATAAGACGGTCTTTAAGCAATATGTCCAGCCATATAAGGATTGGTTTTCAA includes:
- the ppx gene encoding exopolyphosphatase; the encoded protein is MQKKFYGIVDIGSNTMRLVIYLQEKAGHLREVENVKAVARLRNHLNTENQLTEQGLDILINTLQSFREVIRTYSLTDLVCVATATIRQAKNQSDIINKVKERTGLPIRVLSEKEEAFYGYLAVVNATSIDEGITVDIGGGSTEVTYFKNRQLMEAHSFPFGALTLRSFFKDIIPEEKEIFELRHFLMEQFSSLPWLAQKQVPLIGIGGSARNLAQIDQALKKYPLAGLHQYKMQVADIQSVMAYLVSLNYEKLLKVEGLSSDRADIILPAITVFSSLYETVQAESFVLSRKGLRDGVFYEQLSKEFGTYLFPDVLEDSIQELINDYDLHPKQILHVQSLTRKLFHQLQDQTAVDWQDADWVLLKRASYVFNLGKYIDSESSSQHTFYLLANRTIDGLLHKERLELALVASFKNKTVFKQYVQPYKDWFSKQAQKKLRSLGALLKFAYCLDATRRQIIDDFTIEKTEIGIDITLYCSQDWMPEKYQAEKQKKHLEKSLKIPIQLHFKKAVE